Part of the Virgibacillus necropolis genome, TCCACTCGTTGCTGGCTCATACTCGGTCCCGTCAGCGATAAGTTTAAAAAAGCTAGAATTAATCGTGATAGCCTCGTCTTTTTCGTTCTTAACAGTAACATCTAGTATTACGTACTTACCGCTAGTTGTAGCATTTTCAACAAATTCATTTCCGCTATCTATTTCTTTAGTTTCTTCGGCGCTGTTTACCGTGAAAGTAACGTTCTCAACCTTTGCTGGCTCGCCCATCTTAGCCATTTTAGGCTCGTTGGCTTTTTCCTTCTCTTTTTCCTTCTCGTCGGAGTTACTTTTGTCCGTCGCCTGTTCCGTGTTGGTTTCGGTCAATTCGTTACTACTTGCAGTCTCGGTGTCGCCCTCGCCGCTAGTTGCGATAAAAATAATAATAATAGCTACTACCCATACCCATATCTTTTTATAGAATGGCTTTTTCACTTTTTCTTTACTCATTACAAAAACTCCTTTTATTCAATTTGATAGATTACATTACATGTTACCTGTTTGTAATCAATTTGTAAAATACTTTTTATCAAATTACCCCCATAAAATATATCGTGATATCTAGGTATATATGACAAGGTCTTTTTTATGTAACCAAAAAGAAGGTGAAAAGCGTTTGTTGTCGAATATTGATTATAGAGTTAAGTCTAACTATGGGGAGGTTTTTTGATGGAAATTGAATTAATTTCAGTAATTATTGCTTCAGCAGCTGCGATTGCTTCATGGGGATCGGTTGTGTTAACTAGAAAGCAATATAAAGAACAATTGAAGGATAGGTTTAAAAAATTCCGTCCTTATTTCAAAATAAAATATTACAACACTAGTGATACAAAGCAAAACTATTGGTTTAGTTTAGTAAATGAGGGGTATCCCTTTTTTGTAATCAGTAATGCTAGATGGATAGGAGAATCTGTTATAGTAAAAAGCCAATTTAACGGTCTAATGGTTCATAGTGAATATAAAGGAAGTACAAGCAAAGAAACTGATAAATACGAGGCATTAGTTATTAAGATAGAGGTGAAAGCGGAAAGCAATACAGAAGGTTTTATAGAGATTAATGGTTTTGATTTAGAGAACAACGATTTTTCTTTTAAAACCCCATTAATTTTAATAGAAAATGGGGAAATTATAAATGGTGAAGAATTAACATTTCAATATTTAAACTAGTCCTCATTAGCAAATGACCTAGAAACCGGATAAACAGAGGTTAAGATTCTGCTTAAAAAACGGACAAACCCTCATCAAGGTCTGCCCGTCAATATTAGCGGTGATAGTGTTAGTTATATATATATCGTCATGCGGAAGGAGTTTTAAATTTTGCTCCGTTGTTTAACGCCCACCCTCGCACCGCCGTCATTGGTTACGTTAAATCTGTCGCGTATTTTCGTTCAATTCAATCTCAACGCTAATCCCGGCACCATTTCTTAGCGAAGTAGTCCGGGTAATATTTCCGCCTTGCTGCTCGACCGCTGCTATTAATTCCGTGAGTTCCTCGGTACTATACACCGTTCTATTAACCTGCGTGATTGTCTTCAATATATCGCCCC contains:
- a CDS encoding DUF4352 domain-containing protein translates to MSKEKVKKPFYKKIWVWVVAIIIIFIATSGEGDTETASSNELTETNTEQATDKSNSDEKEKEKEKANEPKMAKMGEPAKVENVTFTVNSAEETKEIDSGNEFVENATTSGKYVILDVTVKNEKDEAITINSSFFKLIADGTEYEPATSGTVMMAMGDSMGDFFLTQINPNLEKTGKVVFEVGAEVDLAKTVLQAQTGAFGTETIKISLTK